The following is a genomic window from Deltaproteobacteria bacterium.
ACATCTTCGTGAACAAGTTCATCTACGGGTACCACATCCCCTGGACGAAGGGGCGGATCCTCCAATTCGCCACGCCGAAGCGGGGGGACATCATCGTGTTCGTCTTCCCCGAGGATCCGAGCAAGGACTTCATCAAGCGGGTGGTGGGGACTCCCGGAGACGTCGTGGAGGTCCGCCGGAAGACGGTCCTGGTCAACGGCGCGCCGGTCGCCGAGCCGTACACGCGGTTCGCCGACGGGATGGAGGTCGAGGGGTTCGTCCGCACGCGGGACAACATGCCACCGGTGAAGGTGCCCGCGGGGAAGCTTTTCGTGATGGGGGACAACCGGGACCGGTCGTACGACTCGCGCTTCTGGGGATTCGTGGACATGGACGCGGTGATCGGGAAGGCGCTCTTCATCTATTT
Proteins encoded in this region:
- the lepB gene encoding signal peptidase I, coding for MRKGKVREYLEAFAIALVIALVVRTLLLQAFKIPSSSMENTLLVGDHIFVNKFIYGYHIPWTKGRILQFATPKRGDIIVFVFPEDPSKDFIKRVVGTPGDVVEVRRKTVLVNGAPVAEPYTRFADGMEVEGFVRTRDNMPPVKVPAGKLFVMGDNRDRSYDSRFWGFVDMDAVIGKALFIY